Proteins found in one Rhodobacteraceae bacterium D3-12 genomic segment:
- a CDS encoding FAD-binding oxidoreductase, translated as MIEASSNATANTVTDAFRAVVGDTYVLTTPEDVAPYLTDWTGQFTASALAVVRPATTQQVSELVTLCDAHNIAVVPQGGRTGLCGGGVPLDNRASIVISLNRLNAIRALNPQARTVTVEAGTVLETLHNKALEHDLIFPLMFGAKGSCTIGGNLSTNAGGSNVLRYGNTRELCLGIEAVMPDGSVINALTGLRKDNTGYDLKNLLIGAEGTLGIITAAVFKLSPAPVARSTAFLSVDQLASAPTVLNRLQDHTGSSVEAFEYMPNAIVETICKAFPAMRRPLDGPVATGILVEVASSRAHDAEQMEDGGIRLQADVMALLGDLMEEGLVLDAMIAQSEQQRADLWKMREATLESITENGPAYHLDISLPLAAIAPFVDAMDAEMDDLGFQPLTVGHLGDGNLHYALSASNGQTWDALPLETAKAKVFAKLTELNGSFSAEHGIGQSKLAVMKHLKEPAQLAVMRSIKAALDPNDILNPGKLLPPE; from the coding sequence ATGATTGAAGCCAGCTCTAACGCAACCGCCAACACAGTGACCGACGCCTTTCGCGCCGTCGTGGGCGATACTTATGTTCTGACCACCCCCGAAGACGTCGCGCCCTATCTCACCGACTGGACGGGGCAATTTACCGCGAGCGCGCTCGCGGTTGTCCGCCCGGCCACAACGCAACAGGTCAGCGAACTGGTCACACTCTGCGATGCCCACAACATCGCGGTTGTCCCCCAAGGTGGACGTACCGGCTTGTGCGGCGGCGGCGTGCCTCTGGACAATCGCGCGTCCATTGTCATCTCGCTCAACCGTCTGAACGCCATTCGCGCGCTCAACCCACAGGCCCGAACCGTCACCGTCGAAGCCGGTACAGTGCTCGAAACCCTCCACAACAAGGCGCTTGAGCACGATTTGATCTTCCCGCTGATGTTCGGTGCCAAAGGCAGCTGCACCATTGGCGGCAACCTGTCGACCAATGCGGGCGGATCAAACGTCCTGCGCTACGGCAACACACGAGAGCTGTGCCTCGGCATCGAAGCGGTCATGCCGGACGGGTCGGTGATCAATGCGCTCACCGGACTGCGCAAAGACAACACCGGCTATGATCTCAAAAACCTGCTGATCGGCGCCGAGGGCACATTGGGCATCATCACAGCCGCTGTTTTCAAACTTTCCCCCGCGCCCGTCGCCCGCTCAACCGCGTTCTTGTCGGTTGATCAACTCGCGTCGGCCCCCACCGTCCTCAACCGGCTTCAGGACCACACAGGAAGCAGCGTCGAAGCCTTCGAATACATGCCAAACGCTATCGTTGAGACCATCTGCAAGGCATTTCCCGCCATGCGCCGCCCGCTGGACGGACCCGTCGCCACGGGCATTCTGGTCGAAGTGGCCTCCTCTCGCGCCCATGACGCCGAACAGATGGAAGACGGCGGCATCCGGCTCCAAGCTGACGTCATGGCGCTTTTGGGCGATCTGATGGAGGAGGGGCTAGTGCTTGATGCGATGATCGCTCAATCCGAACAACAGCGCGCCGATCTTTGGAAAATGCGCGAAGCAACTCTGGAATCAATCACCGAAAACGGCCCTGCCTATCACCTCGACATCTCGCTGCCTCTGGCCGCGATTGCCCCCTTTGTCGATGCCATGGATGCAGAGATGGACGACCTCGGCTTTCAACCATTGACGGTAGGCCACCTTGGCGATGGCAACCTGCATTATGCCCTGTCTGCGTCCAACGGGCAGACATGGGATGCCCTGCCGCTCGAAACGGCCAAGGCCAAGGTTTTCGCCAAGCTGACCGAGCTTAACGGCTCGTTCAGCGCCGAACACGGGATCGGGCAAAGCAAATTGGCGGTGATGAAACACCTGAAAGAACCCGCGCAACTGGCGGTCATGCGGTCGATCAAAGCGGCCCTTGACCCCAACGACATTCTAAACCCCGGCAAACTCTTGCCGCCGGAATAG
- a CDS encoding GntR family transcriptional regulator → MQPVDRPKSLMEVTSEKIRDAIVAGELPLGSKLSEQRLADTLGVSRSPVRDALAVLQSEGLVAILPKRGTFVFTPDLRVVDELCEHRAILETAALRLGIERNHADVLRQLEKASTEMERALKSNDAYRYTMGDHQFHNAIVEGARNRTLTKTYNQTVSPLKALRTHLFTIMSENSDRSMAEHFALIEAVAARQTEQAVSQLAVHIGHLEEAFRAKLLAERAEKVERAVS, encoded by the coding sequence ATGCAACCCGTCGACCGTCCGAAGTCTTTGATGGAAGTGACCTCAGAAAAAATTCGCGATGCTATTGTCGCGGGTGAATTGCCTTTGGGGTCCAAATTGTCAGAACAGCGGCTGGCCGATACGTTGGGGGTGAGCCGGTCGCCTGTTCGGGATGCGCTGGCGGTGTTGCAGTCTGAAGGGTTGGTTGCGATTTTGCCCAAGCGAGGCACATTTGTTTTTACCCCCGATTTGCGGGTTGTTGATGAGCTTTGTGAGCACCGGGCCATCCTTGAGACCGCAGCGCTTCGGCTTGGGATCGAGCGCAACCATGCGGATGTGTTGCGGCAGCTTGAAAAAGCCAGCACCGAAATGGAGCGCGCCTTGAAGTCGAATGACGCGTATAGATACACAATGGGTGACCACCAGTTTCACAATGCGATCGTTGAAGGCGCGAGAAACCGGACATTGACGAAGACCTATAATCAGACCGTTTCGCCGCTTAAGGCGCTGCGAACGCATCTGTTTACGATCATGAGCGAAAATTCGGATCGTTCGATGGCGGAGCATTTTGCCTTGATCGAAGCGGTCGCCGCAAGGCAGACCGAACAGGCGGTGTCACAGCTTGCTGTTCATATCGGACATCTTGAAGAAGCGTTTCGAGCAAAGCTTCTTGCGGAGCGCGCGGAGAAGGTTGAGCGGGCTGTTTCGTAG
- a CDS encoding asparaginase: protein MRILLIHTGGTIGMTQTKDGFAPLAGVVEDAVQGLVAAKEIAASVTIHALEPLIDSAQATPGDWIRIAQSINAAGATCDGVVVTHGTDTLAFTAGALCLALAGLDKPVIVTGSMLPLTVEGSDGLGNLRDALSAATTSGPGVWVQFAGRLLHGGRVRKSHSSAFDAFEAEASKIPPVFAANRAGLNELSPQKVSVFSVTPGPCADVLGFAVDHCDGLVLRCYGSGTAPDTPEMRAALDRARRRDVPVIAVSQCPEGGMKLGTYAAGQVMRDNNVVDGRDTTPEMAYVKMHFALSLHRTYEARCAFLAQSQLGEFTQ from the coding sequence ATGCGCATACTTCTGATTCATACGGGTGGCACGATCGGGATGACCCAAACGAAAGACGGGTTTGCCCCGCTGGCGGGCGTCGTTGAGGACGCGGTGCAGGGGCTGGTTGCTGCGAAAGAGATAGCGGCGAGCGTTACGATCCATGCGCTTGAGCCGTTGATTGACAGTGCGCAGGCCACACCCGGCGACTGGATCAGGATCGCGCAGAGTATCAACGCGGCGGGTGCAACCTGTGACGGTGTGGTGGTCACCCATGGCACTGACACGTTGGCCTTTACGGCGGGGGCGCTTTGTCTGGCGCTCGCGGGTCTCGACAAGCCGGTGATTGTGACCGGCTCGATGTTGCCTTTGACGGTGGAGGGCAGCGATGGGCTGGGCAATCTGCGCGATGCGTTGAGCGCGGCGACGACCAGCGGGCCGGGTGTTTGGGTGCAATTCGCGGGGCGTTTGTTGCATGGCGGACGGGTGCGAAAATCCCATTCGAGCGCGTTTGACGCTTTTGAGGCGGAGGCCAGCAAGATCCCCCCGGTGTTTGCCGCAAATCGCGCGGGATTGAATGAACTGTCGCCGCAAAAGGTGAGTGTTTTCTCTGTCACGCCGGGGCCATGCGCGGATGTGCTAGGCTTTGCTGTGGACCACTGTGACGGTTTGGTTTTGCGGTGTTACGGGTCGGGGACCGCGCCGGATACGCCGGAGATGCGCGCGGCTTTGGACCGGGCGAGACGCCGCGACGTTCCGGTGATCGCAGTCAGTCAATGCCCCGAGGGCGGGATGAAGCTGGGAACATATGCTGCGGGGCAGGTGATGCGGGATAACAATGTGGTCGACGGGCGCGATACGACACCCGAAATGGCCTATGTCAAAATGCATTTCGCCTTGTCCTTGCATCGCACTTATGAGGCGCGCTGTGCATTTCTGGCGCAGAGTCAGCTTGGCGAATTCACGCAGTAA
- a CDS encoding MBL fold metallo-hydrolase has protein sequence MVNLLKSLKNTVRAAALLSIGAAGAASAEPLFDGCPSGPIIQRFIEFGKTGKMPPDLGKWLNTPADQYVEPWKPFDNVDYVGVCWVSAWLVHTDDGVVLIDTLYGPFKKTIVENIKKTGTKLEDIKYVMMTHGHFDHVGGAVALKPLLPNAKFIMTKEGWEEAVTSAAKSQGGPRAWDMIAPEIVVADGDEITVGNNTFKVIETPGHTWGTASYLYDVKDGTNTYRAITIGGLGLNAIEGPPQIEAYIESVDRVRKLVESQDMPVEVHLTTHGFSANLDENRKKLMTRKSGEPNVFVDPQALLNQVAGLRERAVKRLALEKSKQ, from the coding sequence ATGGTAAACCTGTTAAAGTCACTCAAAAACACGGTGCGCGCTGCCGCGTTGCTGAGCATCGGCGCGGCCGGAGCGGCATCGGCCGAACCCCTGTTCGATGGCTGCCCGTCAGGGCCGATCATCCAGCGCTTTATCGAATTTGGAAAGACGGGCAAAATGCCCCCGGATTTGGGCAAATGGCTCAACACCCCTGCCGATCAATACGTCGAGCCATGGAAACCCTTCGATAATGTCGATTATGTCGGCGTCTGCTGGGTGTCGGCGTGGCTGGTGCACACCGATGACGGCGTAGTCCTGATTGATACGCTCTACGGTCCTTTCAAAAAGACAATCGTTGAGAACATCAAGAAAACCGGCACCAAACTTGAAGACATCAAATATGTGATGATGACCCATGGCCATTTTGACCATGTCGGCGGTGCCGTCGCGCTCAAACCTCTGTTGCCCAACGCAAAATTCATAATGACCAAAGAAGGCTGGGAAGAGGCCGTCACATCCGCAGCCAAATCCCAAGGCGGCCCGCGGGCTTGGGACATGATCGCGCCGGAAATTGTCGTCGCCGATGGTGATGAAATCACCGTGGGCAACAACACCTTCAAGGTCATCGAAACCCCCGGCCACACTTGGGGCACCGCGTCATACCTCTATGACGTCAAGGACGGGACCAACACCTACCGGGCCATCACCATTGGTGGCCTCGGGCTGAACGCAATCGAAGGTCCGCCCCAGATCGAAGCCTACATCGAAAGCGTTGATCGGGTGCGCAAACTGGTCGAATCCCAAGACATGCCAGTTGAAGTGCATTTGACCACACATGGCTTTTCAGCCAACCTCGACGAAAACCGCAAAAAGCTCATGACCCGCAAATCGGGAGAGCCGAATGTGTTCGTCGATCCGCAGGCATTGCTCAATCAGGTCGCCGGCCTGCGCGAACGAGCGGTCAAACGACTCGCACTTGAAAAATCGAAACAGTGA
- a CDS encoding universal stress protein, with protein sequence MTIKSILSAYSGDASKGSGLRYALRLAKHHNAWVTGVLRHSQSDLERTLRGSVPKSFLKTFFDAQSQRQAEIAERFRTITAEAGFEDRSDFVDLNAGDGTTLSEFARAFDLVVTGAHSHLETEAHLSANPDLIALRSGRPVLVIPDGYEAEGLAEHALVAWDGKRSSARAIGDAMVGLEKKAQVTLLTVGSQQAPGTDYLLRNLGRHGINAQSVVYPRKGSIAETLLSAAQDLSAKLVVMGAFEHSKFSHDVFGGVTTDVIRDAKVPVFLSH encoded by the coding sequence ATGACGATAAAATCCATCCTGAGCGCCTATAGCGGCGACGCCTCCAAAGGCAGCGGCCTGCGCTATGCCCTGCGTCTGGCAAAACACCATAACGCATGGGTCACCGGCGTTTTGCGGCATAGCCAGAGCGATCTCGAACGCACCCTGCGCGGCTCTGTCCCGAAAAGCTTCCTCAAAACCTTTTTTGACGCCCAGTCCCAGCGCCAAGCGGAAATCGCCGAGCGGTTTCGCACCATCACCGCCGAGGCCGGTTTCGAAGACCGATCCGACTTTGTTGACCTCAACGCCGGCGACGGGACCACCCTTTCCGAATTTGCGCGTGCGTTTGATTTGGTCGTGACCGGCGCGCATTCGCATCTTGAAACCGAAGCGCATCTGTCCGCCAACCCCGACCTGATCGCCCTGCGCAGCGGCCGCCCGGTGCTGGTCATTCCCGACGGCTATGAGGCCGAAGGGCTGGCCGAACACGCGCTCGTGGCATGGGACGGCAAACGCTCCTCCGCCCGCGCGATTGGCGATGCGATGGTTGGCCTTGAAAAGAAAGCCCAAGTCACCCTGCTGACGGTTGGATCACAACAAGCCCCTGGAACGGACTATTTGCTGCGCAACCTCGGGCGTCATGGGATCAACGCGCAAAGCGTTGTTTACCCCCGTAAGGGCTCCATCGCCGAAACCCTCTTATCCGCAGCACAGGACCTGTCCGCCAAACTGGTTGTGATGGGCGCATTCGAACATAGCAAATTCAGTCACGATGTCTTTGGCGGTGTCACAACCGATGTCATTCGTGACGCCAAGGTGCCCGTTTTCCTGTCGCACTAA
- a CDS encoding BCCT family transporter: MANKPPLMDLPIQTADRGFYAGFSKDVAITSKILIAALIVWAIAVPKTAATILGDLNSSLLGTFSSWYIYVVALFLLVCVILALIPSTGRLKLGLEGDTPEFSNFSWFSMMFGAGIGIGMLTFATAEPMYHFANNPNVIMGETGASAANNVNNAYLWSFLHWGFSAWACYAIVGLSLAYFSYRRNLPLTIRSALTPLFGERLSGILGHIVDIVAVVATILGVAQTLGFGVEQFVSGLHRIGFGDWLIVAETGSPSTAGVITALLIIMGASTLSALSGVGKGIKWLSNINMGLSFFLLAFFLLFGSTFFGLSALVEGLLTYIIQLPQLLFTVWTSDGVDGSEAAQLASWQGGWSVFYWAWWIAFAPFVGVFLARISRGRSLREYILGAIIIPSIMCFVWFTIVGGTAIDLTLNGGANDVISGAGQQNQLFAMLDFMLGSGVAWIMAVIVVVLLLTYLVTTADSAILIVNTINAAGTEKPSGRPHIIFWGLALSLVVGGLLIAGGVEAIKSAMVIGALPFSLVMVLMCASLVKAIWKDGLRERNGVQSVHAAE; the protein is encoded by the coding sequence ATGGCTAATAAACCCCCATTGATGGATCTACCCATCCAAACCGCGGATCGCGGTTTCTATGCTGGCTTCAGCAAAGATGTTGCGATCACGTCCAAAATCCTGATCGCCGCCCTCATTGTGTGGGCGATTGCGGTGCCAAAGACCGCCGCAACAATCCTCGGAGACCTGAACAGCTCGCTGCTTGGAACATTCTCAAGCTGGTATATCTACGTTGTCGCGCTGTTCCTGCTTGTCTGCGTTATTCTTGCGTTGATCCCAAGCACCGGTCGGCTCAAACTTGGACTGGAAGGCGACACGCCAGAGTTTTCTAACTTTTCTTGGTTCTCGATGATGTTTGGCGCTGGCATCGGCATCGGCATGCTGACCTTTGCAACCGCTGAACCGATGTACCACTTTGCCAACAACCCAAATGTTATCATGGGCGAAACGGGTGCCTCCGCTGCAAATAATGTGAATAACGCCTACCTCTGGTCGTTCCTGCACTGGGGATTTTCCGCATGGGCATGCTACGCCATCGTTGGGCTTTCGCTTGCGTATTTCTCGTACCGTCGCAACCTGCCGCTCACGATCCGCTCCGCGCTGACACCGCTATTTGGCGAAAGACTGTCGGGCATCTTGGGTCATATCGTGGATATCGTCGCCGTCGTTGCAACCATTCTGGGTGTGGCGCAGACGCTGGGCTTCGGGGTTGAGCAATTTGTGTCCGGCCTGCACCGTATCGGGTTTGGTGATTGGCTCATCGTTGCAGAAACCGGATCGCCCTCCACGGCTGGTGTGATCACCGCATTGCTGATCATCATGGGCGCGTCCACACTGTCGGCCCTGTCCGGCGTTGGCAAAGGCATCAAATGGCTTTCAAACATCAACATGGGCCTCAGCTTCTTCTTGCTGGCGTTCTTCTTGCTGTTCGGCTCCACCTTCTTTGGCCTGAGCGCCCTTGTTGAGGGGCTGCTCACCTACATCATTCAATTGCCACAACTCTTGTTCACCGTCTGGACAAGCGACGGTGTTGACGGCAGCGAAGCCGCCCAACTGGCAAGCTGGCAAGGTGGCTGGTCGGTTTTCTACTGGGCTTGGTGGATCGCATTTGCACCTTTCGTGGGGGTCTTTCTCGCGCGTATCTCCCGTGGCCGATCACTGCGCGAATATATTCTGGGGGCGATCATTATCCCCTCCATCATGTGTTTCGTCTGGTTCACCATTGTAGGTGGCACCGCGATCGACCTGACCTTGAATGGTGGCGCGAATGATGTGATCTCCGGCGCTGGCCAACAGAACCAGCTGTTCGCGATGCTCGATTTCATGCTCGGCTCCGGTGTGGCGTGGATCATGGCCGTAATCGTTGTGGTCTTGCTGCTCACATATCTCGTGACCACAGCAGACTCCGCGATCCTGATCGTGAACACAATCAACGCAGCCGGAACAGAAAAGCCATCCGGTCGCCCGCACATCATCTTCTGGGGCTTGGCCCTGTCGTTGGTTGTCGGTGGTCTGTTGATCGCTGGTGGCGTCGAGGCGATCAAATCCGCCATGGTGATCGGCGCTCTGCCCTTCTCGCTTGTGATGGTTCTCATGTGCGCCTCGCTCGTCAAAGCGATCTGGAAAGATGGCCTGCGCGAAAGAAACGGCGTGCAGTCGGTTCACGCTGCAGAATAA
- a CDS encoding glycine cleavage system protein T: MTFSIGIGPNIRKSAYFDATVRDGVHSFSVYNHMYIPAHFGDPDAEYDRLLNGVAMWDVAAQRQVQLSGPDAGRLAQYLTPRDLSKTKVGQGRYVPLCDHDGWLINDPVLLKLADDRYWLSVADSDIHLWAAALGREKGWNVKVSEPDVSPLAIQGPKAKDVAAKLFGDKVRDFRYFGFKETSLDGIPLVLARSGWSKQGGFELYLQDQTRGTDLWNLVKHAGAGFGIGPGAPNDVERLESGLISYGADMRWQTHRATPYEMGFGALIDLQADIDFVGRQALADLATTPPSRRRIGLVIDGTPPLVGHPVALLHNDTNAGFVSEWAFSRRLGKTIAVGLIQSDLPDTPQHLSLRINGTTYAAQEHAIPFVT, from the coding sequence ATGACATTTTCGATTGGTATCGGCCCGAACATTCGCAAATCAGCCTATTTTGATGCCACCGTGCGCGACGGCGTTCACAGTTTCTCGGTCTATAACCACATGTATATTCCCGCCCACTTTGGCGATCCCGACGCCGAATATGACCGCCTGCTCAATGGCGTCGCCATGTGGGATGTGGCCGCGCAACGACAGGTCCAGCTTTCTGGCCCTGACGCAGGGCGGCTGGCGCAATACTTGACACCCCGCGACCTAAGCAAAACCAAAGTGGGTCAGGGCCGCTACGTGCCGCTCTGCGATCATGACGGCTGGCTGATCAACGATCCCGTTCTGCTGAAACTGGCCGATGACCGCTATTGGCTGTCCGTCGCAGACAGCGACATCCACCTCTGGGCCGCCGCTCTGGGGCGCGAAAAAGGATGGAACGTCAAGGTCAGCGAACCCGATGTCTCGCCCCTCGCCATACAAGGGCCAAAAGCCAAAGATGTGGCCGCCAAGCTGTTCGGCGACAAGGTGCGCGATTTCCGCTACTTCGGGTTCAAAGAAACCAGCCTTGATGGCATTCCGCTGGTGCTCGCCCGCTCGGGCTGGTCCAAACAGGGCGGGTTCGAACTCTATCTTCAGGATCAGACCCGCGGAACCGACCTGTGGAATCTGGTAAAACACGCCGGCGCGGGTTTTGGTATCGGCCCCGGCGCGCCAAACGATGTCGAACGGCTGGAAAGCGGGCTGATTTCATATGGCGCCGATATGCGCTGGCAAACCCACCGTGCAACGCCCTACGAAATGGGGTTTGGCGCTTTGATCGACCTGCAGGCCGATATTGATTTCGTCGGCCGCCAAGCGCTTGCCGATCTCGCAACCACCCCGCCAAGCCGCCGCCGCATTGGCTTGGTCATTGACGGCACCCCACCGCTTGTCGGGCATCCGGTTGCACTGCTGCACAATGATACAAACGCCGGGTTTGTCAGCGAATGGGCTTTCTCAAGAAGGCTGGGCAAAACAATTGCCGTCGGGCTCATCCAATCCGACCTGCCGGACACTCCCCAGCATCTAAGCCTCCGCATCAATGGCACCACCTATGCGGCGCAGGAACACGCCATTCCGTTTGTGACATAA
- a CDS encoding tripartite tricarboxylate transporter substrate-binding protein, protein MKLKSKLMALAATAAMALAAPAVADDWAPAGPLTIQIGFGAGGSTDTMGRVLAEVMKENTGWNIVVENKPGGGGVAMFTGLSQRPVDNLTIGMGVSIPVHVQLVQRGDQLPFDVSSFDYLGTVAKAELALVASKDAPFDDLEGMIAHAKKEGTLPVATMAPPQVLVMKQTMAAKDAKFNLVTADGGAEVMKLILGGQVLAGFGSGEQYPYLESGDMKVIAGANQSRLSYAPDKKTFIESGVNAYVDPVFFLAMRKGTDPDAIQAIAAAIEEATKSPKFAEIVRNAVKGDPINMGVEGTEKMMIDGLANAKVAVRQIS, encoded by the coding sequence ATGAAACTTAAATCAAAACTCATGGCCTTGGCGGCAACCGCCGCAATGGCCCTCGCCGCACCGGCTGTTGCGGATGACTGGGCGCCTGCTGGCCCCCTGACCATTCAGATCGGGTTTGGCGCCGGTGGCTCCACCGATACAATGGGCCGCGTGCTTGCCGAAGTGATGAAAGAAAACACCGGCTGGAATATCGTGGTCGAGAACAAGCCCGGCGGTGGCGGCGTTGCCATGTTCACCGGCCTGTCACAGCGCCCCGTCGACAACCTCACAATCGGTATGGGCGTGAGCATTCCAGTGCACGTTCAACTGGTGCAGCGTGGCGACCAACTGCCGTTTGATGTCTCAAGCTTCGACTACCTCGGCACCGTCGCCAAAGCCGAACTGGCGCTGGTCGCAAGCAAGGACGCCCCCTTTGACGACCTCGAAGGGATGATCGCCCACGCCAAGAAAGAGGGCACCCTGCCCGTCGCCACAATGGCCCCGCCACAGGTGCTGGTGATGAAGCAAACCATGGCCGCCAAGGATGCCAAATTCAATCTGGTCACAGCCGATGGCGGTGCCGAGGTGATGAAGCTCATCCTCGGGGGGCAGGTTCTTGCGGGCTTCGGCTCGGGCGAGCAATACCCCTATCTTGAGTCCGGCGATATGAAGGTGATCGCAGGCGCCAACCAATCCCGCCTCAGCTATGCACCGGACAAAAAGACATTCATCGAATCCGGTGTAAACGCCTATGTCGATCCTGTCTTTTTCCTCGCCATGCGCAAAGGCACTGACCCGGACGCGATCCAAGCGATTGCCGCCGCAATCGAAGAGGCAACCAAGTCTCCTAAGTTCGCCGAGATCGTCCGGAATGCCGTCAAAGGTGACCCCATCAACATGGGCGTCGAGGGCACTGAAAAAATGATGATCGACGGGCTGGCCAACGCCAAGGTGGCTGTTCGCCAAATAAGCTAA
- a CDS encoding tripartite tricarboxylate transporter permease, protein MVEFSTILAGFADAFSLYNLLFVLFGVVLGQFVGAVPGIGPIMAMAIAIPFTFGLDPLPAIAFLVGVNKGGLVGGAVPAVLMNTPGTPDAAATAMDGYPLAKQGKPLKATKMALFSSVTGDTFSDIVLITVSAPLAILALKMGPVEVCALMIFAFSILAGLIGNSLAKGIIAACLGLLAASIGQDPENFTPRLIFGYWDLFGGLALPSVAIGMLAISEILHRLSEAHGNLRPAIVAKDTGNPADRRVSWAEYWSCRYTMLRGATIGTILGALPGIGSTAAAFMSYAMTKASSKEPETFGKGNIQGIAASESANSAVVGANLIPLLTLGIPGSVGAALIISAFTIHGMQPGPLLFENQGRLVYGLFGAMIMANFVNLWVGQLGLRLWVKVVSAPESIIFSSALLLCFVGVSMATNGLFGVTIMLIFAVIGYLMASFGYSLVIFIIAFFLGPRFEKSIAQSLALTNGDLTQVLKSPVAVALLVLSAVSVVWFLKKNAQENPA, encoded by the coding sequence ATGGTAGAATTTTCGACAATCCTCGCAGGCTTCGCCGACGCCTTTTCGCTCTACAACCTGCTGTTTGTGCTATTCGGTGTCGTGCTCGGGCAATTTGTCGGCGCGGTGCCCGGCATTGGCCCGATTATGGCCATGGCAATCGCCATTCCCTTCACCTTCGGACTTGATCCGCTGCCGGCAATCGCCTTCCTTGTCGGGGTGAACAAGGGCGGCCTTGTTGGCGGCGCTGTTCCCGCCGTGCTGATGAACACCCCCGGCACACCGGATGCCGCCGCAACGGCAATGGATGGCTACCCGCTGGCCAAACAGGGCAAGCCGCTCAAAGCCACCAAAATGGCGCTGTTCTCCTCTGTCACCGGCGACACATTCAGCGACATCGTCCTGATCACCGTGTCTGCCCCCCTCGCGATCTTGGCTCTGAAGATGGGACCGGTAGAGGTCTGCGCGTTGATGATCTTCGCGTTTTCGATCCTCGCAGGGCTGATCGGAAACTCGCTGGCCAAAGGCATCATCGCTGCCTGCCTTGGCCTGCTCGCCGCCTCCATCGGCCAAGACCCCGAAAACTTCACGCCGCGCCTGATCTTTGGCTATTGGGATCTCTTCGGTGGCCTCGCCCTGCCTTCTGTTGCCATCGGGATGCTGGCCATTTCCGAAATCCTGCATCGCCTCTCCGAGGCCCACGGCAACTTGCGCCCCGCCATCGTCGCCAAGGACACCGGCAACCCCGCTGACCGCCGCGTGTCTTGGGCCGAATACTGGTCTTGCCGCTACACCATGCTGCGCGGCGCGACGATCGGCACCATTCTCGGCGCCCTGCCGGGGATCGGCTCAACCGCTGCCGCCTTCATGTCCTACGCCATGACCAAGGCCAGCTCGAAAGAGCCCGAAACCTTTGGCAAAGGCAACATCCAAGGCATCGCCGCATCCGAATCTGCCAACTCCGCTGTGGTCGGCGCCAACCTGATCCCGCTGCTGACGCTTGGCATCCCCGGAAGCGTCGGCGCCGCGCTGATCATCAGCGCCTTCACCATCCACGGCATGCAGCCCGGTCCGCTGTTGTTTGAAAACCAAGGCCGCCTCGTCTACGGCCTTTTCGGCGCGATGATCATGGCAAACTTCGTCAACCTCTGGGTCGGACAACTCGGCCTGCGCCTCTGGGTCAAGGTCGTCTCGGCCCCTGAATCCATCATCTTCTCATCGGCGCTTCTGCTCTGCTTTGTCGGCGTCTCAATGGCCACCAACGGGCTGTTCGGCGTCACGATCATGTTGATCTTCGCGGTCATAGGTTACCTGATGGCAAGCTTCGGCTATTCGCTGGTGATTTTTATCATCGCGTTTTTCCTCGGTCCCCGGTTCGAGAAATCAATCGCCCAATCCCTCGCCTTGACCAATGGCGACCTCACACAGGTTCTAAAAAGCCCAGTCGCCGTGGCCCTGCTGGTCCTGTCGGCGGTCTCGGTCGTCTGGTTCCTCAAGAAAAACGCCCAAGAGAACCCGGCATGA
- a CDS encoding tripartite tricarboxylate transporter TctB family protein: protein MTTTADRISGLFFMLLGLAMYFWVNPNFIETVESGNIAPATLPNIISIILAISGAYVAIKPTTHQTRNPVLMAKTALYVALLCIGIWAMSKLGFEYVAPGLALAIMWLIGERRPLWLGLGVIAMPLLIWFLVSEVLGRALP from the coding sequence ATGACCACAACAGCAGATCGCATATCTGGCTTGTTCTTTATGCTTTTGGGGCTTGCGATGTATTTTTGGGTCAATCCCAACTTTATCGAAACCGTCGAAAGCGGAAATATTGCGCCCGCCACTCTCCCCAATATCATTTCCATTATTCTCGCCATTTCGGGTGCCTACGTGGCAATCAAACCCACGACACATCAAACCCGCAACCCCGTCCTAATGGCCAAAACCGCGCTCTACGTCGCGCTTTTGTGCATCGGCATCTGGGCGATGTCGAAACTCGGCTTTGAATATGTCGCGCCGGGTCTCGCATTGGCAATCATGTGGCTGATAGGAGAGCGCCGCCCCCTGTGGCTTGGCCTCGGAGTGATCGCCATGCCCCTCCTCATCTGGTTCCTCGTTTCCGAGGTGCTGGGCCGCGCGCTGCCCTAA